The genomic segment GCTCGTAGCGGCCCTCGCGCGAAAGCTGCTCGGTCAGGCCGAAATTGCGCGCCTCCGCCTCCTGGAACGAGGTGACGATGTTCCAGGCGGCGCGGCCACCGCTGAGATGGTCGAGCGTCGCAAGCGCGCGCGCCAGCACATAAGGCTGGGCGTAGGTCGTGGAAATGGTGGCGCCGAGACCGAGATGCTTGGTCGCGCCCGCGATGATCGAGAGCACGACCAGCGGATCGAGCCGCAGCGCGCCCAGCGCGCCATAGCGAAGCTGGCTGTCGAGGCTGCTGCCCAGCGTGTCGGGGATCGCGAGGATGTCGGCGATGAACAGAAGATCGAAGCGCCCCTGCTCCAGCAGCCGGCCGATATTCTGATAGTACGCAGCGGACAACAGATCGCCATTCGCTTCCGGATGCCGCCATCCGGCATGGCTGCCGGAGACGGGACCTGCGGAGACAAAGGCGGCGAGGTGCAGTTTCTTGTCAGGCATGATCAGCTCACAGTCCAGGAGATCTCGACGGGACCGCCACGCTTCAACGTATTGTAGATCGGGCAGTTGGCGGTGAAGCCGGCGACCAGCGTCTCGGCCTCGCCCGCCGTCACGCCGGACAGGCGCACCGCGATACGAATCCATTCGTATTGCGTCGGATCGGTCGCGTGACGGCGGAACGAGACTTCGGATCCGGCCTCCCGCAGTACAATCCCCTGCTCTTTCGCTGTCTTCTGGATCAGCCCGAGCGAGCAGCTGCCGAGCGAGGACAGCAGCAATTCGCCGGCGTTGATCGCCTCGCCGGGGCCCCCGACGGCCACGCGCTGGTCCGAGACGAAATGGTTCGTCCTTGCCGTGAGCAAATAGCGGCCGAACTGGCCGATGGTGGCAGAGGTGATCGACACCGTCTCGCCCGTCTGAGCGTTCATGATGCTTCCCTCGTGTTATCAGCGTCGACGCTTAGGCACCGAGCTCCAGCGCGACGGCCTTCTTCGCCGTGTCGAACTGCGTGCCAAGCAGGAACGACCGGACGTCGACCTTGTTCGGGAGCACGCCGAGCGCGTGGAAATTGTCGGCGAGATCCTGGGTCGATGCTGCCGCCGCTTCATCGATCGGCTTGAGCGCAACCGCGGTCGACTCGGACAGCCTGGCATCGCGGACAAGCTTCTCGTAGACGGCCTGCTCAGTCCCGTTCGGCGGAAAGCCGCCTTGCGAGGCCCATAGCGCGACGGATTCGGCCGGATGCGCGAAGATATAAGCCTGGGTCTCACGGATGATCTTCACGAACTTGGCGAAGAGCTGCGGATACTTCACCGCGACGTCACTGCGCGCGACGTAGAAGGCGTAATCGTAGGTCTTCACATCAGGCAGCAGGCGGGCCTTGCCGCCGAGCTTTGTCAGCGCCAGCGCCGTGGCCGGCTGCCAGTGAATCCAGCCATCGATGCTTCCCTGCGCGAAAGCCGTGAACGCATCCGCCCCGCTCAGGCTGACGGCCTGCACATCAGACAATCTGAGGCCGGCGGTCTCCAGGTATTTGATCAGGCTGTAGGTGCCCGTCGTGCCGTTCTGATGGGCGATCTTCTTGCCTTTGAGATCGGCCGCGGTCTTGATCGAGGAATTGGCCTGCACCAGGAAGTCGACCTCATCGACCGGCAACGGGTAGGCCGCAAGCGGCACGATCGGAACGCGCGCCGGAACAGCGTTCACGACTGCGGTAGCGGTCGCGAAGGTGAAGTCAACCGAA from the Bradyrhizobium sp. WBAH42 genome contains:
- a CDS encoding OsmC family protein, which codes for MNAQTGETVSITSATIGQFGRYLLTARTNHFVSDQRVAVGGPGEAINAGELLLSSLGSCSLGLIQKTAKEQGIVLREAGSEVSFRRHATDPTQYEWIRIAVRLSGVTAGEAETLVAGFTANCPIYNTLKRGGPVEISWTVS
- a CDS encoding ABC transporter substrate-binding protein; the protein is MVRRAVAVLSIGAGFAAAATGAGGAPRANAAHAVPQQLTVAVIGDGRTGVWASLRAGVGGRNLEQELGTKVVWQPGFTASLPVMEAIKAGSVDFTFATATAVVNAVPARVPIVPLAAYPLPVDEVDFLVQANSSIKTAADLKGKKIAHQNGTTGTYSLIKYLETAGLRLSDVQAVSLSGADAFTAFAQGSIDGWIHWQPATALALTKLGGKARLLPDVKTYDYAFYVARSDVAVKYPQLFAKFVKIIRETQAYIFAHPAESVALWASQGGFPPNGTEQAVYEKLVRDARLSESTAVALKPIDEAAAASTQDLADNFHALGVLPNKVDVRSFLLGTQFDTAKKAVALELGA